In one Rutidosis leptorrhynchoides isolate AG116_Rl617_1_P2 chromosome 8, CSIRO_AGI_Rlap_v1, whole genome shotgun sequence genomic region, the following are encoded:
- the LOC139862796 gene encoding uncharacterized protein, whose product MATLQEPHLDLESGGDGGLHTHRQSTATTCGDGSSRSSDTSEISTIATTEIVGIDDVDKRRESTVSDFSVVDLESGGGIHGGDGDEGSKLHLSKIERDCRICHLSLDFTNNQDFENGNGIPIELGCSCKDDLAAAHKHCAEAWFKIKGNKTCEICGSIAQNVAGANDAELMEQWNEANDAMSAATAHGGTTTTTADARNFWQGHRFLNFLLACMVFAFVISWLFHFNVPS is encoded by the exons ATGGCAACTTTACAAGAACCCCATCTCGATTTGGAATCCGGAGGTGACGGCGGACTTCATACCCACCGTCAATCAACCGCCACTACCTGCGGTGACGGCAGTTCACGGTCATCTGACACCAGTGAAATTAGTACTATAGCTACCACCGAGATTGTTGGGATTGATGACGTGGACAAAAGGAGGGAATCCACCGTGTCTGATTTTTCAGTGGTGGATCTGGAAAGTGGTGGTGGAATCCATGGCGGTGATGGTGATGAAGGTAGTAAACTACATTTATCTAAAATTGAAAGAGATTGTAGAATTTGTCATTTGAGTCTGGATTTTACTAATAATCAAGATTTTGAGAATGGAAATGGGATTCCAATTGAATTAGGTTGTTCTTGTAAAGATGATTTAGCTGCTGCTCATAAACATTGTGCTGAAGCTTGGTTCAAGATTAAGGGCAATAA AACATGTGAGATCTGTGGATCAATTGCACAAAATGTTGCTGGTGCAAACGATGCTGAATTAATGGAACAGTGGAACGAAGCTAATGACGCCATGTCAGCAGCTACCGCACATGGTGGGACCACAACCACCACAGCAGATGCACGAAACTTCTGGCAAGGTCATCGGTTTCTTAACTTCTTATTAGCTTGTATGGTATTTGCGTTTGTCATCTCATGGTTGTTTCATTTCAACGTCCCCTCATGA